A genomic region of Lytechinus pictus isolate F3 Inbred chromosome 2, Lp3.0, whole genome shotgun sequence contains the following coding sequences:
- the LOC129281049 gene encoding neuronal acetylcholine receptor subunit alpha-3-like: protein MVTGSAASRAAELLYANLTENYSIFIRPVKNESDPVMVEFGLSISQLINIDEKAQVMTTSVWVKHAWQDHHLMWNPDDYEGITELHIPAENIWRPDILLYNNANGNFDVQFLVNAIVKYTGRVTWLPPAIYKSSCTIDIEYFPFDEQSCKMKFGPWTHDTLKINMTSSNNVVDQEDYWPNGEWEIVESPALRNEITYPCCEDIYVDVTFYFKLHRKPLFYVVTLVVPCLLISFLTILVFFLPSDAQEKITLSISILLALIVFLLLIPDIIPPTSTTLPLIGRYMLFTMVLVTLSITITVVIINFHFRNARTHEMSSSMHYIFLILMPKILCMPRPTKPFEHEKHKSAKKMKKKFASAGLCGRIFGASPDKRFLKSGAQYVIDTITPSLLEEIESRNRDINSSGASLPKECLEMLDSLEVIAMHMKREDDEDQISEDWRFIALVMDRMFLFIFALMCLSGTLGIILRAPILWESADHHNTTNYTKPIVLETQSFYDFNPTTPVY from the exons ATGGTTACAGGCAGTGCAGCATCCAGAGCGGCTGAATTGCTCTACGCAAACTTGACAGAAAACTATAGTATCTTCATTAGACCAGTCAAGAATGAATCAGACCCTGTCATGGTCGAGTTTGGTCTTTCTATTTCACAACTCATAAACATA GATGAAAAGGCTCAAGTTATGACAACAAGCGTCTGGGTCAAGCAT GCATGGCAGGACCATCATTTAATGTGGAATCCAGATGATTATGAGGGTATTACTGAGCTCCATATCCCAGCTGAAAATATATGGAGACCTGATATCTTACTATACAACAA tgcCAATGGAAATTTCGATGTGCAGTTTCTTGTAAACGCCATAGTTAAGTACACGGGGAGGGTTACCTGGTTACCCCCTGCTATATACAAGAGCTCTTGTACAATAGACATCGAGTATTTTCCTTTCGATGAGCAATCATGTAAGATGAAGTTTGGTCCATGGACCCACGATACACTCAAGATTAACATGACATCGTCGAACAATGTCGTCGATCAGGAGGATTACTGGCCGAATGGTGAATGGGAGATCGTTGAATCGCCGGCGTTACGTAACGAGATCACTTACCCTTGTTGCGAGGATATATACGTGGATGTAACGTTTTATTTCAAGCTGCATAGGAAACCGTTGTTTTACGTGGTCACACTTGTAGTGCCTTGTCTTCTTATATCCTTCCTTACAATCCTGGTCTTCTTCCTACCCTCAGACGCCCAGGAGAAAATAACCCTCTCCATTTCCATCCTCCTCGCCCTCATCGtgttcctcctcctcatccccGACATCATCCCACCGACATCGACAACGCTGCCCTTGATCGGTCGCTACATGCTATTCACCATGGTGTTGGTAACGCTCTCGATCACGATCACCGTGGTCataatcaattttcatttcaggAACGCTCGTACGCACGAGATGTCGTCGTCGATGCATTACATCTTTCTCATACTCATGCCCAAGATACTGTGCATGCCGCGGCCGACGAAACCCTTCGAACACGAGAAGCACAAATCGGctaagaagatgaagaagaaatttGCATCAGCCGGTCTGTGCGGGAGGATTTTTGGCGCGTCTCCCGATAAACGATTCTTAAAGTCGGGAGCACAGTATGTGATTGATACAATTACACCGTCATTACTAGAAGAGATAGAAAGTAGAAATAGAGACATAAACTCGTCGGGTGCGTCATTGCCTAAGGAATGCCTGGAAATGCTGGACTCTCTCGAGGTCATCGCGATGCATATGAAAAGAGAGGATGACGAAGATCAG ATAAGCGAAGACTGGCGGTTCATAGCCTTGGTAATGGATCGGATGTTTCTCTTCATCTTTGCCCTGATGTGTCTGAGTGGGACCCTTGGTATCATCCTGCGTGCACCAATACTCTGGGAGAGTGCCGATCATCACAATACCACCAATTACACCAAGCCTATCGTCCTAGAGACCCAGTCATTCTACGATTTCAACCCAACTACTCCTGTCTATTAA